One part of the Kryptolebias marmoratus isolate JLee-2015 linkage group LG2, ASM164957v2, whole genome shotgun sequence genome encodes these proteins:
- the LOC108240496 gene encoding EH domain-containing protein 2 translates to MSIRRFWSTPKTLGDVNMVTEELKNLYYKRLLPIEKYYSFHHFHSPSYEDADFDSKPMVLVMGQYSTGKTTFIRYLIEEDFPGSRVGPEPTTDCFTALMYGEKTQTIPGNALTVDPKMPFRNLDPFGNSFLNRFQCVQMPNQVLESISIVDTPGILTAAKRKLSRGYDFPAVLRWFAERVDRIILLFDAHKLDFSDELTRAFGALYGYEDKLRVVLNKADRVDSQQLMRAYGALMWSLGKVFRTPEILRVYIGSFWSEPRLMCDHYQLIELEEEDLLADVRNLPRNAVVRKLNDLVKRARLVRAHAHIISYLKQEMPTIFCKESKKHNLIYQLPVIFNKIQQQHRVPAGDFPDCTKMQEKLLGQDFSKFKTLKPSLMASLDKLLTTDVAKLVPLLQLQEKKKKSLPSVLDGEFLGTFRREHFRQDPFKEIIKDDESSEMDFDEWAVEKYKPKYDEIFYNLSPRDGKLSGTKVKEWMTTTLLPNSVLAHIWRLADVDKDGMLDNEEFALAAHLIEGKLEGHWLPKELPSHLVPPSKQPNTPSDASI, encoded by the exons ATGTCCATCCGGAGGTTTTGGAGCACCCCTAAAACGCTGGGAGACGTCAATATGGTgacagaggagctgaagaatcTTTACTACAAGAGGCTGCTGCCGATAGAGAAATACTATTCCTTCCATCACTTTCACTCACCGAGCTACGAGGATGCAGATTTTGACAGCAAACCAATGGTGCTGGTGATGGGACAGTACTCAACAGGAAAGACAACTTTCATCAG GTACCTCATAGAGGAAGACTTTCCTGGCAGCAGAGTTGGGCCAGAGCCGACCACCGACTGCTTTACAGCCCTCATGTATGGAGAAAAGACACAGACCATTCCTGGGAATGCCTTAACAGTGGATCCAAAAATGCCCTTTCGCAATCTCGATCCATTTGGAAACTCGTTTTTGAACAG gtttCAGTGTGTCCAGATGCCAAATCAAGTCCTGGAGAGTATCAGCATAGTCGACACACCGGGCATCCTAACAGCTGCAAAAAGGAAGCTTAGCCGAG GCTACGACTTCCCAGCCGTGCTGCGGTGGTTTGCAGAGCGTGTGGATCGGATCATCCTGCTGTTCGACGCTCATAAACTGGACTTCTCTGATGAGCTCACCCGGGCCTTTGGGGCTCTGTATGGCTATGAGGACAAGCTGCGAGTGGTTCTCAACAAAGCGGACAGGGTGGACTCTCAGCAGCTCATGAGAGCGTATGGCGCCCTCATGTGGTCACTGGGGAAAGTGTTCCGAACCCCTGAAATCCTGCGCGTTTATATCGGATCTTTCTGGTCAGAGCCGAGGCTGATGTGCGATCACTACCAGCTGAtcgagctggaggaggaggatctgCTGGCTGATGTAAGGAACCTGCCACGCAACGCTGTAGTGCGCAAGCTGAATGACCTGGTGAAGAGAGCTCGCTTAGTCAGG GCTCATGCACACATCATCAGCTATCTGAAGCAGGAGATGCCAACGATTTTTTGCAAAGAAAGCAAGAAGCACAACCTGATCTATCAGCTTCCTGTGATTTTCAACAAGATCCAGCAGCAGCATCGAGTCCCAGCTGGAGACTTTCCCGACTGCACCAAAATGCAG GAGAAACTTTTGGGTCAGGACTTCTCAAAGTTCAAGACATTGAAGCCAAGCCTGATGGCTTCTTTGGATAAACTTCTGACCACAGACGTAGCCAAGCTGGTTCCCTTACTCCAactgcaggagaagaagaagaagtcccTCCCCAGCGTGTTGGATGGAGAATTTTTGGGAACATTCAGGCGAGAGCATTTCAGACAAGATCCGTTTAAGGAAATCATCAAAGACGATGAGAGCAGCGAGATGGATTTTGACGAGTGGGCTGTGGAGAAATACAAACCCAAATACGATGAGATTTTCTACAACCTGAGTCCTCGGGACGGCAAACTCAGTGGCACCAAAGTCAAAGAGTGGATGACAACCACTCTTCTGCCTAACTCTGTGCTCGCTCACATCTGGAGGCTGGCTGATGTTGATAAAGACGGCATGTTGGACAATGAGGAGTTCGCTTTGGCGGCCCACCTTATTGAGGGAAAGCTGGAGGGACACTGGCTCCCTAAAGAGCTTCCCTCTCATCTGGTACCAccatccaaacagccaaatacACCAAGTGACGCATCCATTTAA